In Fragaria vesca subsp. vesca linkage group LG5, FraVesHawaii_1.0, whole genome shotgun sequence, the genomic stretch AAGTACACATGTTGGTTATATCACGGTGAAACATCATCAAGGGGTCCGCATGATCATGGCCAATTTTCTGAGACGGGCAGTACACCCAACAATGGCCTTTATCAACGACATGTTTCCTTATGAGAGTGGTGTATGCGCTCAAGGACAGTATATGCCTGAACCGGTGCAGCCCTTCCCTAGAGCTGTCAACATTGCTAGTGTTGACAAGTACAACAAACTGCTTGCTTTCCAACAGACCCCTGTGTACCCCGGTTGTCAGAAGACCGTTCTTGAATGTGTGATGGACGTAATGAAGATTAAAGTTGAGACAAAATCGACCGTGAAAGCTGTTGATGATTATCTACAATACACTGCTTCGATGCTGCCCCACGGTCATCGTCTTCCTACCACTCATCATAAGGTCCGATGTATCCTGAAAGATCTTGGGCTTTCCTACATCAAGATCTATGCATGCAGATATGACTGCATTCTCTTCTGGGGTAAAGATCCAGAAGGGAATGACCTTGGTGGCCTTGACGCATGTCCGGTATATCACACTGACAGGTATAAGCTGACTCCTGCAGTCAATAGGAAACCTGTGAAGGTACTTCGGTATATCCCGTTGAGGGATAGGCTGGAGCGGTTGTACATGTCTTCACACACGGCCGAAGCTATGAGATGGCACGCTAATAGGGAATTGCATGACGAAGATACCTTTATACACCCTACTGACGGGGAGGCTTGGAAGCATATAGACAGGGAGTTTCCTCATTTTACGTCAGAGGTCTGAAATGTGAGGCTCGGGCCCTCATTCGACGGGTTCAACCCTTTTGGCAACATGAGTCTTCAATACAGTGTATGGCCGGTGATTTTGGTACCGTACAACCTTCCTCCATAGATGTGCATGAAGAAGGAATACAATATGTTGAGTTTGTTGATTTAGGGTCATAATTGTCTCGATGTGTATTTGAGACATTTGATTGAAGAGCTTAAGTTTTTGTGGGACGTTGGTCATCCCACTTATGACGAGTACATGCACGAGATGTTCTAGATGCATGTCATGGTTGTTAGTACCATCAGTGATTTTCCTGCCCGTGGGATGTTGTCGGGCAACATTGTTAAGGGATACAAAGCTTGTCCAGAGTGCCTTAGCGATGAGGAGAGCAGCAGTCATTGCAACAAGATATGCAAATTGGGTCACCGTACTCTCCTTCCATATGATCACGAATGGCGGTTCGATGCACATGCATTTGATGAGACCGTAGAAAACGATGTGCCTCCCAGAAAATGGACGAGGGAAGATATTTTAGCAGTGCTTAATGAGTACGATTTTGGGCAGCTCAGCAATCATCCCAATATTGTGGCGGCAATACCTGAAAGACCTGACTTATACAAATTCTAGACACATAAGAGCATATTCTGGGAACTCCCATACTGGAGTAAGTTGTTGATCAGGCACTACCTAGATGTGATGCACATAGAAAAGAATGTTTGCGACAGTGTGGTGGGCACAATGCTGAACTTGGAGGGGAAGACGAAAGACGGTCCTAAAGCACGCATTGATCTAAAAAAATGCTTATAAGAAGACATCTGTGGTTGAAAGAAGGGAAGAAAAAAATGCCTCAAGCTCCTTACACCGTGAAACCTGACCAAAAGAACGTAATTTTCAAGTGGATGAGTTATGTGAAGTATCCTTCAGGCTATGCAGGAAATATAGCCCGGTGTGTGAACTTCCGGGACAATAAGATGTACGGGTTGAAGAGTCATGACTGTCATATCTTGCTACAACGTCTCTTCCCTGTTTTCATTCCACCGTTCTTTCCCCGTCAGGTGGTGGAGCCGTTAGTAGCGTTGGCAAGATTCTTCCAGAAGTTATGCACACGGGAAGTGAAAAAATCTAACCTCCGGGAAATGCAAGAGGATATCATTTATATCATGTGTAAATTTGAGAGGATATTTCCTCCAAATTTTTTTGACATCATGCCTCACCTGATGATCCATCTTCCCGAGCAATTGTTGCTTACCGGTCCAGTACACCACACTTGGATGTATCCTATGGAAAGGTATGTTTTTTACACCTGAATTCCTCAATATATATACATGTTGAATAATCATAACACTTTGCAACTTGATTTATAGGCAACTTGGAGACTACAAAGATTATGTGGCTAATAAATCCGCGGCTGAAGGATGTATAGCTGAAGCATATATTACGCACGAGTGCGTCACCTACATGAAGTTGTATTTAGGAGCGTTGAAGGAAACTCCGCAAACCATACCGGTAGATGTACCGAAGTTCAATCTTTCCATACTCTCCAGTGATGTTGAAGTTTATGGAATTTTGCCAGACTCCTACAAGTTGCAAACACATGAGCTAGTCATTGCCCACTGATGGGTATTGATTAACTGTCCAAAAGTTGAATACTGGAAAGACATCCATCTAAATTATCTAGACATTCAAGGTGATCTCGATTACCACAACAGGGAGTTCGCAAACTATTTTGGCAGCTGGGTACGTAATTCAATATTTCTGTACGTGTTTATATTTATTGCATAATTATCCATATTTACAGTTGAATGGTTGGTTGCAGATGAACCATATTCAATTTGATGGTCACCCAAATTGGTCGCACGAACTAAGACTTCTAGCGATGAAGCCGATAATGTCAAGAGTTTATCCGATGTGCAAGGTGAATGGCGTGCAATTTGTATGTGAACAGAGAGACAGCAAACGGAGAACACAGAATTCTGGGGTCATAGCGCATGGTGGGCGGAATGGAGTTGACTATTATGGTGTTCTCCATTCAGTGGTGGAACTTATTTATGGGCAAAGCATGACAGTGCACCTCTTCAAGTGTAGATGGTTTGATACTAGGCCGCAGAGCATGAAGACCGATTAGTACGGAATATTATCGGTGAACACTGCTACAAGTTCTTCCGAAGATGACCCGTTCGTTTTTGCCACATCGGTAAAACAAGTGTTTTATCTTGATGACCTTGCTAAGTGTGACGCGTGGAAAGTAGTCAACTTTGTGCACCCTCGAAACATTTACCGGGCGGCTACACTTGGAGAGGCCGAAGACGAGGAAGAAGATGTTGCGTATCAAGAGCCCATCGCAATAGCCATTCCTAACTCCTCTACCGTTCGCCTTAATAATTTTAAAACGGGTCGTTCGGTGCGAATTCGTGATGAAGAGCCTAGACTTATTGATGTTGATCCAAATCAAGAAACAGACGAAGAATCTGGCGATGAGGAAAGACATAGATTACCAGAAATTAATTCTGACACCGAAGAAGATTCATCGGATGATTCCGATTACGAGCCTTAGTTTTAATTCCGATTACATTAATTTAAAAAAGAATGTATAACCTTTATATTTTATATATGTTGAATTCATATTTCTGTTATTTTATATGAATTTTGGTGATATATGAACAGAAAGTTAGCATGGTTTAAACCTTCTGTTTTTTTAATATATTTTTTATACTTTAGCCGATGAAATATACCATAATTCGTCGACTTAAACCATCTTAACCGACAAAATTTTCCATAATCTGTCGGCTTAAACAATCTTAGCTGACAAAATACACTATAATTCGTCGGCTTAAATCATCTTAGCCGACGAAATAAGTCATAATTCGTCTGCTACGATGTGGTTAGCCGACGAATACCCTAAAATTTTTATATGACTTGTTGGGTCTCATCGGTTTGAAACTATTTTCAGTTGAAGGTCCGGGCAAAATACGTAATTTAGGCGGTGCAATGACCTTCTCCGTGCGTTTAGGGGTTTGACTTACGGAATTGACCGTCCTGATCGAGCCCTTAACCTTGTTGGATCAAGTTGAATTTTTTCCCATACATGTATTTTATCATGATATTCAGATCTGATGGTCAGATTTCCGTTTCTCAAGTTTGATCATCACAATCACAATTTGTCGAATGTATAAAAGGTACTTTAGCCGACGAATTTCAAGGGTTTAGCCGACGAATTTCAAGGGTTTAGTCAACGAATTTCAACCTTTAGCCGACGAGATTTTCTTAGCTGACGAGATTTTATAGCTTTAGCCGACGAAATATTTATTTCGTCAGCTAAAGTTGTCGGGTATAACGCGCTGCGCTCGACAGTCTCCCCAGTCTGCGAGACTAAACCCTAAACACCACCTCCACCTCCTCGCCCGCCTCGCCGTGACACCGTCGCTCCACATCCTCCACCGCCTCCTAGCAAAGCCCAATCTCTCTCTCCCGGTTTCCCTCTCCCTCTCCCGGTCGCCGCCCTTTCCCTCCCCCGATCGCCCTCTACGGCTCGCCTGCTCCAGCTGCTCCGGCCCTCCCTCCACCTCCTGCTGCTCCGGTCCTCCCTCCTCCTCCTTCTGCTCCAACCTCGAGCCCTCCCTCTTCCTCGAGTACATTTCTGTTTCACATTTCATTTTGTGTTTGCTTTGATTTTCCGGTCAATTGCAATGTTGTGATGTTGTTAGGAAGTGTATAATTGTATTTAGGAAGTGTATATTTGTATTTAGTATTTTGTGTTTGTTTTGATTTTCCGGTCAATTGCAATGTTGTGGTGTTGTTAGGAAATGTATATTTGTATTTAGTATTTTTAGGAAATGTATATTTTTATTTAGGAAGTGTATATTTGTATTTAGTATTTAGGAAGTGTATATTTGTATTTAGGAAGTGTAAATTTATATTTAGGAAGTGTATATTTTTTTTTTTGTTGACTAATTGAATGAGTTTACATTGTTTGATTTTGTGGTGTTGTTACGAATATGAAAATAAGCATGAAACTGACCTCCTCTTCTTGTCATGAAATATAAATCTAAAAGTTAGGAGCTTAAAAAATTAATTTTTAAAAGTTACAAATGTAAATTTTTTTTTCAAAAGGCTGACGCCTTGGTGAGGCTCTCGCTCCATAACCTTAGCTACCCCTTAGCCTTTTAAAACATTGGCCTTGATTCAAATTAATATTTTAAACAGGATGAGCGGTAATATTAGATCGACGAAGGGTTCGAAGGGCCAAAGGTCCGAATCGTCTGAGGGAACCTCTAGCAACCCTCAAACGTCGTTTCAGGGCCCCACGACAGCCAGACGTGCGACCCTTCTGGAGACGGCGCAGAGGCAACTGGAGGTGCCCCCTTCATCGAGGCAGCAGGGCGTCCCTCATTCCTCGAGACAGCTATGGCTTCAGACCCAGACGGAGGTGTTTGCACCCCGTATGCCTGAGATACACCGAGCGCCCACTCTGGGTCCTACTTTTTCGGATAGTGGGTCATCTAGGGTACAGATGTCGCCGCCTCATCTGTTCCTTCTGCGGATGATATCGGCCTTACCTGCAATCGATGGCTCAGGGACGCCGATTTATCCACTACCCCCGCCAGTGGCTCCATCAGCGGCGTACCGGTTCGTGCCTTTTATACGCCTCTTATTTTCGCGAGGGTATTATCATCGGCTACAAAGACGGAATCCGTCGCGTCCGCCGCATCGCCCTCAGGTAATGAAAGATGAATGATTTGTTTTCTTATAATTCTCCGATTTTAATAATCAATTTGGTTTATCATGTGACAGGCACCGTCGGAGCTAAGCCGGCAAAGAAGAAGAGAGGCCCCGTCACATGGAAGGCTCTCGAGAAGATCGTCGGTACCTCAGGGAGGATCGTCATCCGTACTGACTGGGATGGCGACATAGTATCGGGCGGGAAGTCGAGGACGTACTCCGGCCGCGTGGGAGCGCTCATTAGGGATAGAACCCCTATGTTGTGGTCAGACTGGGGCGAGGTCCCGTAGGAGGTTAAGGACATGGTCCATAACGCGATGTCGGTGAGTTTACAAAATGCCTCAATAATATTGTGTATTACATTGTTGATTTTTCGAAAAACTAAACTAATAAACGGTTAAATGCAGGTGTGGTTTGAGGTTCCCGAGCACCTAAAGAGCAGCTGGGCGGACGTTGTGCATGGGGAAGGTACGTTGGGAAGTTAATGAAAAAACAAAATTGTATGTGATATTAATAATATTTCTAATATTTTTGTTGTATCTGTAGGTACAAGGAGTGGAAGAACGAGTTGCGGACCCACTGGACTACGCACGGGAACGCACGTTCTGGTACCCCTGCTGAGTTCCAGTACAGGGAGTACGAGTGGCGTTAGCTTCTGACATCAGAATTCAACAACCCTCGTAAACAGGTATTTAAAAAAATTAATNNNNNNNNNNNNNNNNNNNNNNNNNNNNNNNNNNNNNNNNNNNNNNNNNNNNNNNNNNNNNNNNNNNNNNNNNNNNNNNNNNNNNNNNNNNNNNNNNNNNNNNNNNNNNNNNNNNNNNNNNNNNNNNNNNNNNNNNNNNNNNNNNNNNNNNNNNNNNNNNNNNNNNNNNNNNNNNNNNNNNNNNNNNNNNNNNNNNNNNNNNNNNNNNNNNNNNNNNNNNNNNNNNNNNNNNNNNNNNNNNNNNNNNNNNNNNNNNNNNNNNNNNNAAGGCTGTTTCCTGGGCGAACGCTCAGAACCGGCAACGCAACACAAGGAACCATCTTGCCGATTCTAGACCGTTCGCTGTCTTCATGGACGAGGCGGCCAGGGAACATCCAGAATTCAACCAGTACGTCTCTACGTACAAGAAGGCATATCCTGACTCTCAGGAGGATATTATAAGTAATCTTACGTTTTAAAATTTTTAATTTTACTTATATATATGTCAAAATGTTAATTAACCATTTTTTCCTATCCAATTAGGTGAAGGTGAGGGAGGCTAGTGACGAGATGATGAGTACTATAGTGAGGGAGACATGGCCGGACACGCAGGAGGAAGAGATGTCCGAAGCCATGTCCCGGATCGACATTTCGGATCTGAGGGTTGGGGCGAGGATCATGGGCACAGCTTTCCCACCGTGAGCAAACAACTTCTACTGCCGGGGTCTAGGAAAGAAGGGCGAGGGGGTCCTGAAGACCACTCCAGGATTTCAACGAAAGACAGCCTCGACCAGCAGGAGGACCTTGACCACCAGCAAGACGACTCAGCTAGAGTCGGAAGTTCAGAGACTACGGGAACAGCAAGCTGCTTAGGCTGCTTATAATGCCACGCAGACAGCCTATACTGCCGAGGTATATGCCATCCAGCAAGCCCAGCAGCGGTAGATGCTCCAATACATGTAGGAGTTTATAGCTGCCCAGCTTCAGGGACTTCCGACTCCGCCCATGCCTACGCTTATACCGCTACCTCAGCCACCGCAACCTCCGCAGCAGCCCCCAGAAACGGATATTAATTTAGACGATCTAGATTTTGTGTAGTTGATACATTATATAGTTTTATGTGTTTATTGTTGGTTATATGGAATTGTTTTGGTGTATTTTGCAACTTGCTTGGAATGGTAATTTAGAAATTTTGGTTTTTTTTTTTTTACTGGAATGGACTTGTAGCCGACGAAACATGTAAAATATTCGTCGGCTATAGTATTTTTAATTTTTTTAATAAGGTTTGGCCGACGAATTACGGCCCGTTTCGTCGACTAAACCCTCTAAAACCGACGAAACAGACTATATTTCGTCGGCTTTAGTTATTTTTTTAATTTTTTATTACACACTTTAGCCAACGACTATCTAATTTCTTCGTCGGCTAAAGTCTGGGAAAAAGAGCCGACGACTATCTAATTTCTTCGTCGGCTAAAGTCTGGGAAAAAAGCCGACGACTACATGATTTTTTCGTCGGCTAAAGTCTGGGAAAAAAGCCGACGACTTGTTTTTCGTCGGCTAAACTCTAGAACTATAGCCGACGACGTCATTTTGATTCGTCGGCTAAAGTCATCGCCGATGACCTTTTCCCAACGAAATCTTAACCGACGAATTAAGCTAACAGGCCGACGAAACTTTTTCGTCGACTAAAGTGCTTGTCCTAGTAGTGTAAGCCCCAAACTTGTTGTAGGAACTCAAGGCCCATTCGGCCCAAGTAGACAGATATCAAAGTATATTCTCTAAAAGCGATAAGTAAAGTGCATATAAAGAACAGAACAAGAAAAATAGATTTCTTCAGATTTTAGAAATTTTAAAAGTTATAAAATTACTATGATTTCGAAACTTCAAAAAATTACAACACATAATCATATAGTCTTTCGAAATGCTACTTTTCAGCCTAATCAAGTTTACCAAAGAGCTATTTCTGCTACTAAATCTGACAAGCATGCTAATATTGTTACTAACAGTAATGTTTTCTCAAAGCCAACGTACATCACCTGGTTACCTCTGGAGAATGCGTAGTTAAAACTAAATTTTGATGGTTCTATGAGGCAAGGAAAAACAACCATGAGATGTGTGATTCGTGATACCAATGGAAACCCTATCATCTCAGCATGTCAAGCCATTGGAGAAGTCGGTGTCTTGGTAGCAGAAGTTATGGCTTTTCGAGAAGGTTTAAAGACCTATTTTTTGATTACATCTTGACATCTTATCCGTTCAGTTTTTAAGTCTATATGTGTAGATCAACCCTACAAATTTTTAGCCAAATTAGCGATCGTTAAAGTAATAAACTAGATCAAATTAATAGACGAACCAAATCTGTCAAACATGAACCGTTCAAATTTATAATTAGTAAATCACACTTATAAATGTCTTAACGATTTTCAATATGACTGAAAATTTACATAAATAATATACTCATAAATACTTATAAACTGAACGGTTAATATGTGGATATAAGATCGAAAAATGGGATAAACCGAAAAATCTTAAACTAGTCCTCAACAGTTCTCAACTTAAGGATTATCATTAGAAAGACTTCCTTTGGTTTAGTATTCTGCCTACGACAGGCAAATAATGTTTTCTTCTTTGACCAACTCAATGTCTCAATGTCGATTGCAGCAGGGGATTTTCCATGTAATCTACTTTATTTCTACAGCCAAAAAGAAGGAAATAATGTAATATTGAGATAAGAGAGAGCCGGGAAGAGAAGAAACTTTTCAATCAGCCAATTAAGAACAAAACATTTATATGAATTGTGTTCTATTTTGCTTGGAATAAATCTGTAGACATTCTTGAACTAATTATTCAACATCCCTGTATCCTTTTCCCTGTCAAACCAGGAAAATTAGCTAAGGAAATAAATGTGCGCTCTATTCTCAATCATTCATCAGTAATACAAAGCTATAAATTACAGTACACAATTCACCTTTGGGGATAAGAACTCTTCAGTCCCCCAGCTATCCCTCCGTGGTGTATGTCCTATTTCACTCGCAACCAAATGATCGCATGGTTAGTCATCACTGGATGTGCTGTTTCCGCTGCTTTCAACCCAGTACTGTTTAACAACAACCAGTACCTTCTCAGGTACAAGAGGTCCATCCTCATGGTCCATCATTTTGGTATCCCATCTCATGGCCCCAGCGATCTTCTTAACCTTGTTCAGGACATTGACCTCGTCCCTTAAGATGACTGTCCCTTCAGGCCGCAAGATGCGGTCCATCTCCAAAAGGATGTCTTCCACTTTGCACCTGCTTACATATATATTAGGACACTGGGAAATGCTCCAAATAGTGTTTTAAATTAAAGCAAACCCTATCTAATAACTTTTTTTTTCTTATAAGATCTAATCACATTATTTATTCTATTAAGAATTAAAGGATTTGCCTTGTTACGTGTGCAGAAAATTGACAACCTACTTAACTTATCGATAAAAAAAATTAAAAAAAGAATTATGAAAGAAACCTTCAATTTTAAGTAAGTCTCTAAATCTTTATTAAGTTTGCTTTATGATTCACTATTACCACAAACTCCAGCATACTAGAACAGCCTAGAGAAAAATATTGTTAAACAGAACTTCTGGATTGATGAATTAATAACCTTCTAGTTTTTTAAATAATTAATAACCTTCTAGTTTGAACAGTTCTACTAGCTAAAATGATTGCAGAAATATTCATATCAAGAATATTAACTCCGTTGATACAATTTCTGTATCATAAGAAAAAATATCACGTTTGTAATCACATTGGAAGACTTACTCATTCCTGTACAAGCTGAACACCCCACTAGCATGGATAAGGTCATATGTCCTTGGATATGTAGAGAAACCTTCACACCTGAGATTGAGAATTTTGTTTATGAATTAGTAACAGGCAAGCAGATATCATATGTCCTTTGTTATAGAGGAATAAGCGCTTGGCGTTAAATGACAGTGCTTTGCATGAATAAATCCCCTTTTACGCTAAATTTTCTATTTTGAAAAACAAAGAAAAAAAATTTCAATGTTGTTTGAAATGTTGATGACGGAAACCGAGTTAGCATTAGCATCAATAATTATATGTCATAAAAAACCATTCAAGGTTTAATATGTCGTGATAGAAACTATGCAGTTATAAGTGGAACTAAAAATGCGACCGAAAGGAGCAGAGATTAACAGTACCAGTCGTGGTATATGCCAATTAGACCTCTCTCATAAACAACACCTAAAGTGTTCTTTGCTATTGAAGGTACGACATTCATAACCCAAGAGTTCTTTGATTCAAGGGCTGCTGCAAATCCTCCAAGGCCAGCATTCATATCCATGACATTCCGATATCTTGTAGTGCCAATTAATTTGTTGATTCTTTTGTAGGAATTAACTCGCTTTTTCCAAAGCTTATTGTCTTCTTGGTAAGATTCAATTGTCACCCCTGCAACTAATCCATTGGCTATTCGAGGAGGGACTGCATAAAGCCTCGCGGGAAACTTCAACTGCCCTACAGCTACATCATTTGCACTGGGAGGGGTTACACATGTGTCCATTTTCTTGTACCTGAATATATGACAACAAGCTAAGAATTAGGAAGACAGTATGAGAACTTTAGAAAAACAGATTTAATAGGAGGAAACAAAACAACAAAAGAAGTTTATCTTACTAAGAACCAAAGTAGATTTTTTTTCAAAGATGCTTGAAATGGATTGAATAGGACCATAAAGTGAGTAGAGTACTTCAAAGATGCTTGAAATGGATTGAATAGGACCATAAAGTGAGTAGAGTACACCAGTAGTAGAAAAAATAACAATAAAGAAGCAATCCCAGTGAACATGACGCAAGAGGATTGAAAATTGTAGATTCAGGGTAGACTTTTAACTTTTTAAGTTCAGGAGCAACCAGACTTATCCATGACAATTTAAACATGAAAGCAACCTGTTTAAAAAGTTAACAAAAAAAAAAACAAAACAAGGCTCATTGAAAGGATTACGATAATAGAGAAGTAATCAAGAGAAACCACAACAACAAAGGAGACTCATTCAATGGATATAAGAGTGGTAATTAAAGAGATACCACAGTGCATAGTGACATACCAGACATCATCAGCATCCTTTGTTCGGCATATATTGGCAGACTCCCTTTGGCAGGAATTGGTATTAGCTTTCTTCTTCCAGATAGCAATATCTCCTTTCTCGTACTTTTTCACCCAGCACAGGCTTTCAGCTAGTTCTTCAATCTTCCTTTGCTCTGCCTGGACATCCTCCTTGGACCTCTTCCATGTTTTGTAGTAAGTCTTCCAATTAATTGGAGGTCCAGACAAGATCCAATATCCCCCAGGTCTAAGGACCCGATCAACTTCTTTAAGGTACATCCCATCTGAACAAAAAACATTGACGTTTAAATTTAAACTTCCATCACTTTCAGTCTTTCAGAGACATTTTTGCAGACATCAAGAAATTTTCAGACATTTAAAAACCCAACTACAATCAGAAGCTCACTAAGTCTACAGGTAGTGAATGGTTAATGAATTC encodes the following:
- the LOC101294468 gene encoding probable methyltransferase PMT14-like, which codes for MGSKQNPPGNRTRRTLSMFVVIALCCFFYLLGAWQKSGFGKGDKIAFEVPRHTDCNVFGSNLNFEPHHNDVEIIEHSEPKVEEFKPCDPKYRDYTPCQEQDRAMKFPRENMVYRERHCPTEEEKLHCLIPAPEGYITPFPWPKSRDYAHFANVPYRHLAVEKAVQNWVEFKGDVFKFPGGGTMFPHGADAYIDELASVIPIKDGSVRTALDTGCGVASWGAYLLKRNVLAMSFAPKDNHEAQVQFALERGVPAVIGVLGSIRLPYPSRAFDMSQCSRCLIPWTANDGMYLKEVDRVLRPGGYWILSGPPINWKTYYKTWKRSKEDVQAEQRKIEELAESLCWVKKYEKGDIAIWKKKANTNSCQRESANICRTKDADDVWYKKMDTCVTPPSANDVAVGQLKFPARLYAVPPRIANGLVAGVTIESYQEDNKLWKKRVNSYKRINKLIGTTRYRNVMDMNAGLGGFAAALESKNSWVMNVVPSIAKNTLGVVYERGLIGIYHDWCEGFSTYPRTYDLIHASGVFSLYRNECKVEDILLEMDRILRPEGTVILRDEVNVLNKVKKIAGAMRWDTKMMDHEDGPLVPEKVLVVVKQYWVESSGNSTSSDD